One window of the Lactococcus lactis genome contains the following:
- a CDS encoding YitT family protein, whose amino-acid sequence MTIIGVKIDKKFMRDLLILILGVGLYVLSVQLFVIPNRLASNGVAGFSVLMDFVFGINPALTFFLVNVPLFIFGGRSLPRRILLLSIPGALAMSGWLMIYEALGVTGFQFSHVIFAGIFDGLLSGFGAGLVIISEGTFGGSILLSRILEEQWNFKIDKVLFMVDVVVLSVSLLTFLSLPNFAVTLLSCYIFSKMTLIVGREDYRKSLMNRGKRIYQKVFAA is encoded by the coding sequence ATGACAATTATAGGTGTAAAAATTGACAAAAAGTTTATGAGGGATTTACTCATACTTATTTTAGGTGTCGGACTTTATGTACTCTCAGTTCAGTTATTCGTCATCCCTAATCGTCTAGCAAGTAATGGTGTCGCTGGTTTTTCTGTACTTATGGATTTTGTTTTTGGCATCAACCCAGCCTTGACTTTCTTTTTGGTAAATGTACCACTTTTCATTTTCGGAGGACGTTCGCTTCCGCGGAGAATTTTACTACTGAGCATTCCTGGAGCGCTTGCCATGAGTGGTTGGTTAATGATTTATGAAGCATTAGGAGTTACTGGGTTCCAATTCTCACATGTTATTTTTGCTGGAATTTTCGATGGACTTCTTTCAGGATTCGGGGCAGGATTAGTTATTATTTCTGAAGGAACATTTGGAGGATCAATCTTATTGAGCCGAATTTTGGAGGAGCAATGGAACTTTAAAATTGACAAGGTTTTGTTTATGGTCGATGTGGTCGTTTTAAGTGTTTCCTTATTAACATTCTTGTCACTTCCAAACTTTGCGGTCACACTACTCTCATGCTATATCTTTAGTAAAATGACTCTGATTGTGGGACGTGAAGATTATCGGAAATCTTTAATGAATCGTGGAAAAAGAATTTATCAAAAAGTTTTTGCTGCATAA
- a CDS encoding adenine phosphoribosyltransferase, giving the protein MELKDYIATIENYPKEGVVFRDISPLMADGNAYNYAATEIVQYARDKEIDMVVGPEARGFIIGCPVAFALGVGFAPVRKPGKLPREVIEATYEKEYGTDTLTMHSDSIKPGQRVLIVDDLLATGGTIAATIELVEKMGGIVVGCAFLIELDELKGREKIGDYDYKVLMHY; this is encoded by the coding sequence ATGGAATTAAAAGACTATATTGCAACAATTGAAAACTATCCTAAAGAAGGCGTAGTTTTTCGCGACATCAGCCCTTTGATGGCAGACGGAAATGCCTATAACTATGCTGCTACCGAAATTGTTCAGTATGCAAGAGATAAAGAAATAGATATGGTTGTAGGTCCAGAAGCACGTGGTTTCATCATTGGATGTCCAGTTGCTTTTGCACTTGGTGTAGGATTTGCCCCAGTTCGTAAGCCTGGTAAATTACCTCGTGAAGTCATTGAAGCAACTTACGAAAAAGAATACGGAACAGACACACTCACAATGCATTCAGATAGCATCAAACCAGGACAACGTGTCTTGATTGTTGATGATTTGCTTGCAACTGGTGGAACAATTGCTGCTACAATTGAACTTGTTGAAAAAATGGGTGGAATTGTTGTCGGATGTGCGTTCCTTATCGAACTTGATGAACTTAAAGGTCGCGAAAAAATCGGAGATTACGATTATAAAGTTCTAATGCACTATTAA
- a CDS encoding DUF3042 family protein, with the protein MKNKFIQGYLIGKSVEILVAGTALLIAKKKGYLPSADKAEFIAQKRKEAARKRLAR; encoded by the coding sequence ATGAAAAATAAATTTATACAAGGCTATCTCATTGGAAAATCTGTCGAAATTCTTGTTGCAGGTACAGCCCTGTTAATTGCCAAGAAAAAAGGTTATCTTCCTTCTGCTGACAAGGCCGAATTTATCGCTCAAAAACGAAAAGAAGCCGCTAGAAAACGACTTGCTCGTTAA
- a CDS encoding potassium transporter Kup has product MGQVHLHNRSFNKATSAGFLIALGIVYGDIGTSPLYAMQAIVRGQGGLANLSESFILGAVSLVIWTLTLITTVKYVLIALKADNHHEGGIFSLFTLVRRMRKWLIIPAMIGGATLLADGALTPAVTVTSAIEGLRGVTHVYSNQTAVMVTTLIILAFLFLIQRFGASLVGRLFGPIMFIWFGFLGVSGLINSFLDLSILKAINPYYAIHLLFSPENKAGFFILGSIFLVTTGAEALYSDLGHVGRGNIYVSWPFVKICIILSYCGQGAWLLAHRGEHIEKLNPFFAVLPDNMVIYVVILSTLAAIIASQALISGSFTLVSEAIRLKLLPLFKIYYPGQTLGQLYIPAVNFALWVTTSFFVLYFKTSEHMEAAYSLAITITMLMTTTLLTYFLIQKGTPKIAIAIISIGLFCIEGSFFAASLVQFINGAYIVVLIALAIIFVMFIWNKSHKIVMKYIKSLNINEYKNQLNALRHDESYDLYQTNVVYLTSKMDHEWIDRSILYSILDKRPKRAECYWFVNVKVTDEPYTSEYKVDMMDTDFIVRVNLYLGFRMRQEVPRYLRTIVTDLMESGRLPRQHQHYSITPGRKVGDFRFVVVEEKLMNARQMPGFERFVLQTKAQIKRITASPIRWFGLQFSEVTVETVPLVLSDVRNLEIHERLEQVDEAEASATH; this is encoded by the coding sequence GTGGGTCAAGTACACTTACATAATCGGTCGTTTAATAAAGCGACATCTGCAGGGTTCCTGATTGCATTAGGGATTGTTTACGGTGATATCGGAACAAGTCCACTTTATGCCATGCAGGCCATTGTTCGAGGACAGGGAGGGTTAGCAAATCTTTCTGAAAGCTTTATTTTGGGGGCTGTTTCTCTTGTAATTTGGACTTTAACATTGATTACAACTGTTAAATATGTTCTGATTGCTTTGAAAGCAGATAACCATCATGAGGGGGGAATCTTTTCACTCTTTACCCTTGTGAGACGGATGAGAAAATGGCTGATTATTCCAGCGATGATTGGTGGGGCGACATTATTAGCGGATGGAGCATTGACTCCTGCGGTGACGGTCACGTCAGCCATCGAGGGTTTAAGAGGAGTAACACATGTTTACTCAAATCAGACGGCAGTCATGGTAACAACTTTGATAATCCTGGCCTTTCTCTTTTTGATTCAAAGGTTTGGAGCAAGTTTGGTTGGTCGTTTATTTGGACCAATTATGTTTATCTGGTTTGGCTTTTTGGGTGTAAGTGGATTGATTAATTCTTTTCTTGACTTATCAATTTTAAAAGCAATTAATCCATATTATGCAATTCACTTATTGTTTAGTCCAGAAAATAAAGCTGGTTTCTTTATCTTGGGTTCTATTTTCTTGGTAACGACAGGGGCAGAGGCACTTTATTCTGACTTAGGACACGTTGGGCGTGGAAATATTTATGTCAGCTGGCCATTTGTTAAGATTTGTATTATCTTATCTTACTGTGGACAAGGAGCTTGGCTTTTAGCTCACCGTGGTGAACACATTGAAAAACTTAATCCTTTCTTTGCTGTTTTACCTGATAATATGGTTATTTATGTCGTTATCTTATCAACATTGGCGGCGATTATCGCCTCTCAAGCACTGATTTCGGGTTCATTTACTTTGGTGTCTGAAGCGATTCGTTTGAAACTTTTGCCATTGTTCAAAATTTATTATCCAGGGCAAACTTTGGGACAACTTTATATCCCAGCAGTTAACTTTGCTCTTTGGGTAACGACTTCATTCTTTGTTTTGTATTTTAAAACTTCAGAACATATGGAAGCCGCTTATAGCTTGGCCATTACCATCACTATGTTGATGACAACAACACTTTTGACTTATTTCTTAATTCAAAAAGGAACGCCAAAAATTGCAATTGCAATTATTTCTATCGGTCTCTTTTGTATTGAAGGCTCATTCTTTGCTGCTTCTCTTGTCCAATTTATCAACGGAGCATATATTGTGGTTCTGATTGCCTTGGCAATTATCTTCGTGATGTTCATCTGGAACAAGTCACACAAGATTGTCATGAAATATATCAAATCATTGAATATTAATGAGTATAAAAATCAACTTAATGCTTTGCGTCATGATGAATCTTATGATTTATATCAAACAAATGTGGTTTATTTAACAAGCAAAATGGACCATGAATGGATTGACCGTTCAATCTTATATTCAATCTTGGATAAACGACCAAAACGTGCAGAATGTTATTGGTTTGTAAATGTAAAAGTTACTGACGAGCCTTATACTTCTGAGTATAAAGTAGACATGATGGATACTGACTTTATTGTTCGTGTGAATCTCTATCTTGGATTCCGTATGCGTCAAGAAGTTCCGCGTTATTTAAGAACAATTGTGACGGATTTGATGGAATCAGGACGCTTGCCACGTCAGCATCAACATTACAGTATCACTCCAGGACGTAAAGTTGGAGATTTCCGCTTTGTCGTTGTTGAAGAAAAGCTAATGAATGCACGTCAAATGCCAGGTTTCGAGCGTTTTGTTCTTCAAACTAAAGCACAAATCAAGAGAATTACGGCTTCCCCAATTCGTTGGTTTGGTCTTCAATTCTCGGAAGTAACTGTTGAAACAGTTCCCTTGGTTCTTTCAGATGTACGTAATTTGGAAATTCATGAACGATTGGAACAGGTGGATGAAGCAGAAGCTTCAGCAACTCATTAA
- the recJ gene encoding single-stranded-DNA-specific exonuclease RecJ → MIKAKYDWKVADTAISEDFLKIAKKHKLDELTSRVLYQRGVHAEAEIEQFLKPSLENLHDPFLLHDMEKATGRILSAIEQGENILIYGDYDADGMTAASVMKSALDELGAEAQVYLPNRFTDGYGPNLDVYQYYIKNENINLIITVDNGVAGLEAITWAQENGVDVIVTDHHSIPDQLPPAYAIVHPEHPDSQYPFKYLAGVGVAFKVACALLEYAPSEMLDLVAIGTIADMVSLTDENRILVAHGLKVLAQTERAGLQELMKYAGVDFDKITEETVGFQIAPRLNALGRLDDPNPAIELLTGWDEDEAHEIAKMIDQKNSERKEIVEKIHNEALSMLTDEPVQILYHKDWHKGVLGIVAGRLLEAIHKPVIMLAQEDGILRGSARSIENFDIFKALNAHRELFIAFGGHKQAAGMTLSLENVEAVKKAMIDYIVDNHLDMSKKSPLEIADRCHLDDISLSTITNLAKLAPFGMDNPKPRFLIEDYKVIQSRSMGKDNAHLKLKIQEEKQQIDAVYFQHGSEELEFEQAQTKLVATLSSNSWNGNTSLQLMIEDADSVGVELLDIRSKQLPIPKEANIFSQNQLKHGIMEDVLVIEETPGDLAGLSVLKEAVSKAASDDFKMIYFKNKITDSYYLTGSGTREEFARLYKAIYQFPEFDIRYKLKSLADYLKIPHLLLVKMIKIFEELEFVSIDNGLMTVNKTADKREISESTIYQELEKIVKMQELFALAPVKEIYQNLLEK, encoded by the coding sequence ATGATAAAAGCAAAATATGATTGGAAAGTGGCTGATACAGCCATTTCCGAAGATTTTCTAAAGATAGCGAAAAAACATAAATTAGATGAATTGACAAGTCGCGTGCTTTATCAAAGAGGAGTTCATGCAGAAGCTGAAATTGAGCAATTTTTAAAGCCAAGTTTAGAAAATTTACATGACCCTTTTCTACTTCATGATATGGAAAAAGCAACAGGGCGTATTTTATCAGCAATTGAGCAAGGTGAAAATATCTTAATTTATGGTGACTATGATGCTGACGGAATGACTGCAGCATCAGTCATGAAGTCCGCTCTGGATGAATTAGGAGCTGAGGCTCAAGTTTATTTACCCAATCGTTTTACTGACGGTTACGGGCCAAATCTTGACGTTTATCAGTACTATATTAAGAATGAAAATATCAATCTTATTATTACTGTAGATAATGGGGTTGCTGGCTTGGAGGCAATTACCTGGGCACAGGAAAATGGAGTGGATGTAATTGTTACCGACCATCACTCAATTCCTGACCAACTTCCCCCTGCTTATGCCATTGTCCACCCCGAACATCCTGACAGTCAATATCCTTTCAAATATTTGGCAGGAGTTGGTGTCGCCTTCAAAGTTGCCTGTGCTCTTTTAGAATATGCACCCAGTGAAATGCTTGATTTAGTTGCAATTGGTACAATTGCTGACATGGTCAGTTTGACTGATGAAAACCGAATTTTAGTGGCTCATGGTCTAAAAGTTTTGGCCCAAACAGAGCGTGCCGGCCTACAAGAATTAATGAAGTATGCTGGGGTTGATTTTGATAAAATCACTGAGGAAACGGTTGGTTTTCAAATTGCTCCCCGTTTAAACGCTTTGGGACGTCTCGATGACCCAAACCCAGCCATTGAATTGCTGACAGGTTGGGATGAAGATGAAGCGCATGAAATTGCCAAAATGATTGACCAAAAAAATTCAGAGCGAAAAGAAATTGTGGAAAAAATTCACAATGAAGCTCTGAGTATGCTGACAGATGAACCTGTTCAGATTTTATATCATAAGGACTGGCATAAAGGTGTCTTAGGAATTGTTGCGGGTCGCTTGCTAGAAGCCATACATAAGCCAGTAATCATGCTGGCCCAAGAAGATGGGATTTTGCGTGGGTCTGCTCGGTCAATCGAAAATTTTGATATTTTCAAGGCATTAAATGCCCATCGTGAACTTTTTATTGCTTTTGGTGGTCATAAACAAGCCGCAGGGATGACTTTAAGTCTGGAAAACGTAGAAGCAGTTAAAAAGGCGATGATTGATTATATCGTGGACAATCATTTAGATATGTCTAAAAAAAGTCCCTTAGAAATTGCTGACCGTTGCCACTTAGACGATATTTCGCTCTCAACAATCACTAATTTAGCAAAATTGGCTCCCTTTGGCATGGATAATCCTAAGCCTCGATTTTTAATCGAAGATTATAAGGTGATTCAAAGCCGAAGTATGGGGAAAGACAATGCTCATCTTAAATTAAAAATTCAGGAAGAAAAGCAACAAATTGATGCCGTTTATTTCCAACATGGTTCAGAAGAATTGGAATTCGAACAGGCACAAACAAAATTAGTCGCAACACTTTCAAGTAATAGTTGGAATGGAAATACGAGTCTTCAATTAATGATTGAAGATGCTGATTCAGTTGGTGTCGAACTTCTTGATATAAGAAGTAAACAACTTCCTATCCCAAAAGAGGCTAATATTTTTTCTCAAAATCAGCTAAAACATGGTATAATGGAAGATGTGCTTGTCATCGAAGAGACACCTGGAGATTTAGCAGGTTTGTCAGTATTAAAAGAAGCTGTCAGTAAAGCAGCGTCGGATGATTTTAAAATGATTTATTTTAAAAATAAAATCACTGATAGCTATTATTTAACAGGAAGTGGAACACGAGAAGAATTTGCAAGACTTTATAAAGCAATTTATCAATTTCCAGAATTTGATATTCGCTATAAATTAAAATCACTTGCGGATTATTTGAAAATCCCTCATCTCTTGCTTGTCAAGATGATAAAAATCTTTGAGGAACTTGAATTTGTCAGCATTGACAATGGCTTAATGACCGTTAATAAGACGGCCGATAAACGCGAAATTTCTGAGAGTACAATTTATCAAGAACTAGAAAAAATTGTAAAAATGCAAGAACTTTTTGCTTTAGCACCCGTCAAAGAAATTTATCAAAATTTATTAGAAAAATAA
- a CDS encoding SemiSWEET family transporter, protein MNQEKFIKYLSWVATGMSVMMYVSYLPQIANNLSGIKGNPIQPLVAAINCTLWVTYGIGKKPRDLALATANFPGIIFGLVTFFTAL, encoded by the coding sequence ATGAATCAAGAGAAATTTATTAAGTATTTAAGTTGGGTAGCGACTGGGATGTCGGTAATGATGTATGTGTCATATCTTCCGCAAATTGCTAACAATCTTAGTGGAATCAAAGGAAATCCTATTCAGCCCCTTGTTGCTGCAATTAATTGTACACTTTGGGTCACTTATGGAATTGGCAAAAAGCCTAGAGATTTAGCTTTGGCAACGGCAAACTTTCCAGGTATAATTTTTGGATTGGTCACATTTTTTACTGCCCTTTGA
- a CDS encoding SDR family NAD(P)-dependent oxidoreductase — MVRNIVITGATGDIAKEIVKSLSKENDHLILVSRSRKALIERYGQLENVTLLTNDELLTNEQSFVVDILINNAGFGIFKEFTELTDGEITEQFVINTLMPIQLTRLLEPKVQLINIASIAGKLPTGKSSIYAASKAALITFSDALRMENPQLIVTTVNTGPVKTKFHKDNGDYLEKVGKNAISASKVADKVVNNLGKRKREINLPWTLSTAAKLRAIFPSLFDFISAKFFNFK, encoded by the coding sequence TTGGTTAGAAATATTGTAATTACAGGTGCAACTGGTGATATTGCTAAAGAAATTGTCAAATCTTTATCTAAAGAAAATGACCATTTAATTTTGGTTTCACGTAGCCGTAAGGCTCTGATTGAACGCTATGGTCAGCTTGAAAATGTTACATTACTGACCAATGATGAACTTTTGACTAATGAACAATCTTTTGTTGTGGATATTTTGATTAATAATGCTGGTTTTGGTATTTTTAAAGAATTCACTGAACTTACTGATGGGGAAATTACAGAACAGTTTGTCATTAATACGTTAATGCCAATCCAGTTGACCAGATTATTAGAACCGAAAGTTCAATTGATTAATATTGCTTCAATTGCTGGAAAGTTACCAACAGGTAAATCATCAATTTATGCTGCCTCTAAGGCGGCTTTGATTACATTTTCAGATGCTTTGCGTATGGAAAATCCACAATTAATTGTGACAACTGTGAATACTGGACCTGTAAAAACCAAATTTCACAAAGATAATGGAGATTATCTGGAAAAGGTGGGGAAAAATGCAATTTCAGCATCTAAAGTTGCTGACAAAGTTGTGAATAACTTGGGAAAAAGGAAAAGAGAAATCAATTTACCTTGGACTTTATCCACAGCGGCCAAATTGCGAGCTATTTTTCCTTCGCTTTTTGATTTTATCTCTGCCAAATTTTTTAATTTCAAATAG
- the miaA gene encoding tRNA (adenosine(37)-N6)-dimethylallyltransferase MiaA → MKNNKVLVVVGPTAVGKTALGIDLAIKFNGEIISGDSQQVYQGLDIGTAKVTMAEQAQVPHHLIDVRKWTENFSVHDFVIEANQLIKEILDQGKVPIIVGGTGLYIQSLIEGYHLGGQENHEEMMKLREELSLLSDEELFAKVIKINPEVPELNRRRAIRFLELQAFGSQDENLGSDYDFLLIGLNADRKVLYDRINQRVDQMMREGLLDEARTLYEQAPEVQAAKGIGYKEFFPYFSGDISLEEAVELVKRNSRRYAKRQLTWFKNRMSVEFEDVFSKNYPDPVFDKVSQFLN, encoded by the coding sequence ATGAAAAATAATAAAGTTTTAGTGGTTGTCGGGCCTACAGCTGTGGGGAAAACAGCACTTGGCATTGATTTAGCAATCAAATTTAATGGTGAAATTATTTCTGGTGATTCTCAGCAAGTTTATCAAGGATTAGACATTGGAACTGCTAAGGTGACTATGGCTGAACAAGCTCAAGTTCCTCATCATTTGATTGATGTACGTAAATGGACAGAAAATTTTTCGGTTCATGATTTTGTCATTGAAGCTAATCAATTAATTAAAGAAATTCTTGACCAAGGAAAAGTGCCAATTATCGTCGGAGGAACTGGCTTATATATTCAATCTCTTATCGAAGGTTATCATCTTGGCGGACAGGAAAATCATGAGGAGATGATGAAACTTCGTGAAGAATTATCTCTTTTATCTGATGAGGAATTGTTTGCAAAAGTGATTAAAATAAATCCAGAAGTTCCTGAGTTAAATCGTAGACGGGCGATTCGTTTTTTGGAGCTGCAAGCTTTCGGCTCTCAAGATGAAAATTTGGGTTCTGATTATGATTTTTTGCTTATAGGATTAAATGCTGACAGAAAAGTGCTTTATGATCGAATTAATCAACGGGTTGATCAAATGATGCGTGAGGGCTTATTAGATGAAGCTAGAACTTTGTATGAGCAAGCACCAGAAGTTCAAGCGGCAAAAGGGATTGGTTATAAAGAATTTTTCCCTTATTTTTCAGGGGACATTAGTTTGGAAGAAGCTGTTGAGTTGGTCAAAAGAAATTCAAGACGCTATGCCAAGCGACAATTGACTTGGTTTAAAAATCGAATGTCTGTCGAATTTGAAGATGTTTTTTCAAAAAATTATCCTGACCCAGTTTTTGATAAAGTCAGTCAGTTTTTGAACTGA
- the rnz gene encoding ribonuclease Z: MEIQFLGTGAGQPSKSRNTQAIALKMLDERNEIWLFDCGEATQHQILNTTIKPRKITKIFITHLHGDHIFGLPGFLSSRSFQSSDEQTDLELYGPVGIKDFVLTALRISGSRLAYRINFHEIDSAGKIFEDDSFEVHTDLLDHTIFCLGYRVVEKNLIGELDANALKEAGLPFGPLFGKIKKGEIVQYEGKTFDPKDYIGADKAGKIVTILGDTRKSNVAVRLAYGADLLVHEATYEANESKMAKAHGHSTTKQAADVAKEAGVNRLLLTHISARYVGPLVGQLVREAQTVHSNTFVVKDFYEEKIG; encoded by the coding sequence ATGGAAATCCAATTTTTAGGGACTGGGGCTGGTCAGCCTTCTAAATCAAGAAACACTCAGGCAATTGCCTTGAAAATGCTTGATGAGCGCAATGAAATTTGGCTTTTTGACTGTGGTGAAGCAACGCAACATCAAATTTTAAATACGACAATTAAGCCACGAAAAATTACTAAGATTTTTATTACACATTTACATGGGGATCATATTTTTGGCTTGCCTGGTTTTTTGTCTAGTAGGAGTTTTCAAAGTTCAGATGAACAAACTGATTTGGAGCTTTATGGCCCTGTGGGAATTAAAGATTTTGTTTTGACCGCTCTTAGAATCTCGGGTTCACGCTTAGCTTATCGTATCAATTTTCATGAAATTGATTCGGCTGGAAAAATCTTTGAAGATGATAGTTTTGAAGTCCATACAGATTTGCTTGACCATACTATTTTCTGCTTGGGTTATCGCGTCGTAGAAAAAAATCTAATAGGTGAACTCGATGCCAATGCTTTAAAAGAAGCTGGGCTTCCTTTCGGACCCCTTTTTGGTAAAATAAAAAAAGGTGAGATTGTTCAGTACGAAGGAAAAACTTTCGATCCTAAAGATTATATCGGAGCGGATAAAGCTGGTAAAATAGTCACGATTTTAGGTGATACAAGAAAATCGAATGTTGCAGTACGCTTAGCTTATGGAGCAGACTTATTGGTTCATGAGGCAACTTATGAAGCAAATGAAAGTAAAATGGCAAAAGCACATGGTCATTCAACGACGAAACAAGCAGCAGACGTCGCCAAAGAAGCCGGAGTTAATCGATTGTTATTGACTCATATTAGTGCACGCTATGTTGGACCTTTGGTTGGACAATTGGTGCGTGAGGCACAAACTGTTCATTCCAACACTTTTGTGGTTAAGGATTTTTACGAGGAAAAAATTGGTTAG
- a CDS encoding SPFH domain-containing protein, with translation MIFIPLVVLAIILLILIFSLSTIVFVVKQQTVAIVERFGKYQFTANPGFHLKLPWGIDRIAARVQLRLLQTEMTVETKTADNVFVTMNIATQYRVNEQSIKDAYYKLMNPGEQIKAYIEDALRSAVPKLTLDDVFEKKDEIALEVQKTVAEEMQTYGYIIVKTLITKVEPDAEVKQSMNEINAAQRKQDASQMLANANKIQVVTAAEAEAEKDRLHGVGIAEQRKAIVDGLAQQITEIKKLGVALDEEQIMAILLTNQYLDTLNQFAAGGNSTIFLPSGAEGAESLRTQILSAIKAGK, from the coding sequence ATGATTTTTATTCCACTCGTTGTTTTAGCAATTATCCTGCTCATTTTAATCTTTAGTTTGAGTACAATTGTATTTGTTGTTAAACAACAAACTGTTGCAATTGTTGAACGTTTTGGGAAGTATCAATTTACTGCAAACCCTGGTTTTCATTTGAAACTTCCTTGGGGAATTGATCGGATTGCTGCTCGAGTTCAATTGCGCTTATTACAAACAGAGATGACAGTTGAAACTAAAACTGCGGATAATGTTTTTGTTACGATGAATATTGCAACGCAATATCGAGTAAACGAACAATCCATCAAAGATGCATACTATAAGTTAATGAATCCAGGTGAACAAATTAAGGCTTATATTGAAGATGCCCTTCGTTCAGCAGTACCAAAATTGACTTTGGATGATGTTTTTGAGAAAAAAGATGAAATCGCTCTTGAAGTTCAAAAAACAGTTGCTGAAGAAATGCAAACTTACGGTTATATTATCGTAAAAACATTGATTACTAAAGTAGAACCTGATGCTGAAGTTAAGCAATCTATGAATGAAATCAATGCGGCACAACGTAAACAAGATGCCAGCCAAATGTTGGCAAATGCTAATAAAATTCAAGTTGTAACTGCCGCTGAAGCAGAAGCTGAAAAAGACCGTCTGCATGGGGTAGGGATTGCTGAACAACGTAAGGCTATTGTTGACGGTTTGGCTCAACAAATTACCGAAATCAAAAAGCTTGGTGTGGCGCTTGATGAAGAACAAATTATGGCGATTTTGTTAACTAACCAATATTTAGATACCTTGAATCAATTTGCTGCAGGTGGAAATTCAACCATTTTCCTTCCAAGCGGAGCTGAAGGAGCAGAAAGTTTAAGGACTCAGATTTTATCAGCCATTAAAGCAGGTAAATAA